A portion of the Chelonia mydas isolate rCheMyd1 chromosome 23, rCheMyd1.pri.v2, whole genome shotgun sequence genome contains these proteins:
- the TMC4 gene encoding LOW QUALITY PROTEIN: transmembrane channel-like protein 4 (The sequence of the model RefSeq protein was modified relative to this genomic sequence to represent the inferred CDS: deleted 3 bases in 3 codons), translated as MALTAARTRFTLSQYGGPRCALPKMAAGSSCPFVKMAALGSLRPVSKRAVPSVVPRWWPLPFSNMVAASRLLLPQDGVSQPEGGSAPCLSFDVVLDPPGQELGHFPLSLRLCAGTQAESAQANRLLVMKMHNLHRTGAGAESSNSDEEDDDEEEKKLQLELAMIPHYGGINRVRVTQLGGTQWLPSGRRRGRWRLRPTAPLVAISDPQAMATFLREEQAKIKPLFSFAGHMTEGFAMDWSPMVPGRLVTGDSNKNITCGAPRRTDVARGPAPLHRPHRLRGGPAVVADRSHMNSSCLQYDPTERGLISYFTYLMDLLSGTGFMELTHLFYGYYQNSAVDFVGFSYNIPLAYMLSVLGYFSVCLLWIVHRAVHLLKRSLVGENRELSTYSHKVFAGWDFCLAPGTAAAMKHNSLRYELRMDLEEQTLRRLMAQRSPGQRLALFSLRGAVNLLVLGLLGAAFYGIYRATEYSQRAQQDTSPGQQGLVLGLLVAYLPSIVITAANQVVPLAFGLLVRLERYPLSLEIRLTLLRTVFLRLSSLLVLLFSLWTQITCHGDPAADSCRICRYNHQQHPCWETSVGQEMYKLLVFDLLVVLLVLLLVEFPRKLLVTHGPAPLARLLGQQEFLVPPNVLDLVYGQTVCWVGTAFSPLLPLLHAAKFVLLFYLKKLTLFSNCRPADRTFRPSSSSFFFLLVLLLGLAIAWVPLLYSVFVLQPSQACGPFRGEPTMWSTLWAAIDTLPLVAREFLQFVGSLAFAVPLFLLLCILMFYLMALDHSYSCLVKELKGQLRLEGQDKVFLVTQITELS; from the exons ATGGCGCTGACCGCGGCTCGGACAAGATTTACCCTCAGTCAATATGGCGGCCCCCGCTGCGCCCTTCCTAAGATGGCGGCCGGCTCCTCCTGTCCCTTTGTCAAAATGGCGGCGCTGGGATCACTCAGGCCCGTTTCCAAGAGGGCGGTGCCCAGCGTCGTTCCAAGATGGTGGCCGTTGCCCTTTTCCAATATGGTCGCGGCTTCGCGGCTTCTCCTCCCCCAAGATGGCGTCTCGCAGCCTGAGGGCGGAA GCGCCCCCTGTCTGAGTTTCGACGTGGTGCTCGACCCGCCGGGCCAGGAGCTTGGCCACTTCCCTCTCAGCCTGCGGCTCTGCGCCGGCACCCAGGCCGAGAGTGCCCAGGCCAACAG GCTGCTGGTGATGAAGATGCACAATCTGCACCGCACGGGGGCGGGCGCCGAGAGCAGCAACAGCGATGAGGAGGACGACGACGAGGAGGAGAagaagctgcagctggagctggccaTGATCCCCCACTACGGGGGCATCAACCGCGTTCGG GTCACCCAGCTGGGCGGGACGCAGTGGCTGCCGTCTGGtcggagaaggggcaggtggAGATTACGACCTACAGCGCCCCTGGTGGCCATCTCGGACCCTCAGGCCATGGCCACCTTCCTGCGGGAGGAGCAAGCCAAAATCAAACCTCTCTTCTCCTTTGCCGGACACATGACCGAGGGCTTTGCCATGGACTGGTCCCCCATGGTGCCCG GGCGTCTCGTGACTGGTGACTCAAACAAGAACATCACCTGTGGAGCCCCAAGGCGGACGGACGTGGCACGTGGACCAGCGCCCCTTCACCGCCCACACCGCCTCCGTGGAGGACCTGCAGTGGTCGCCGACAGAAGCCACA TGAACAGCAGCTGCCTGCAGTACGAC CCCACTGAGCGGGGCCTGATCAGCTACTTCACCTACCTCATGGACCTGCTCTCT GGGACG GGGTTCATGGAGCTCACGCACCTGTTCTATGGTTATTACCAAAACTCGGCC GTGGATTTCGTGGGCTTCTCCTATAACATCCCCCTGGCCTATATGCTGAGCGTGTTGGGCTACTTCTCCGTCTGCCTCCTCTGGATCGTCCACCG GGCCGTCCACCTCCTGAAGCGCAGCCTGGTCGGTGAGAACCGGGAGCTCAGCACCTACAGCCACAAGGTCTTCGCCGGCTGGGATTTCTGCCTGGCGCCAGGCACCGCGGCGGCCATGAAACACAACAGCCTCCGCTACGAGCTGCGG ATGGACCTGGAGGAACAGACCCTGCGGCGGCTCATGGCCCAGCGCAGCCCGGGCCAGCGACTCGCCCTCTTCAGCCTGCGCGGGGCCGTCaacctgctggtgctggggctgctgggggcggcTTTCTACGGCATCTACCGGGCCACCGAGTACTCGCAGCGGGCCCAG CAGGACACCAGCCCGGGGCAGCAGGGACTGGTCTTGGGGCTGCTGGTGGCCTATCTGCCCTCCATCGTGATCACGGCCGCCAACCAGGTGGTGCCGCTGGCCTTCGGGCTGCTGGTCCGCCTGGAGAGATACCCGCTCAGCCTGGAGATCCGGCTCACCCTGCTCAG GACCGTGTTCCTGCGTCTCTCCAGCCTCCTcgttctcctcttctccctctggaCCCAGATCACCTGCCACGGGGACCCCGCCGCCGATTCCTGCAGGATCTGCCGCTACAACCACCAGCAGCACCCG TGCTGGGAGACGAGCGTGGGGCAGGAGATGTACAAGCTGCTGGTGTTCGACCTGCTCGtggtgctgctggtgctgctgctggtggagttCCCCCGGAA gcTGTTGGTGACCCACGGCCCCGCCCCCCTGGCCCGGCTGTTGGGGCAGCAGGAGTTCCTGGTGCCCCCCAACGTGCTGGACCTGGTGTACGGCCAGACCGTGTGCTGGGTCGGCACCGCCTtctcccccctgctgcccctgctccacgCCGCCAAGTTCGTCCTGCTTTTCTACCTCAAGAAG CTCACCCTGTTCTCAAACTGCCGCCCGGCCGACCGCACCTTCCGCccctccagctccagcttctTCTTCCTGCTGGTTCTGCTGCTGGGCCTGGCCATCGCCTGGGTGCCCCTGCTGTACAGCGTCTTTGT cctccagcCCTCCCAGGCCTGTGGCCCGTTCCGGGGTGAGCCGACCATGTGGAGCACCCTCTGGGCGGCCATCGACACCCTGCCCCTTGTGGCCAGGGAGTTCCTGCAGTTCGTGGGCTCGCTGGCCTTCGCTGTGCCGCTCTTCCTGCTGCTGTG CATCCTCATGTTCTACCTGATGGCCCTGGATCACTCCTACAGCTGCCTGGTGAAGGAACTCAAAGGGCAGCTGCGCCTG GAGGGGCAGGATAAGGTCTTCTTAGTGACTCAGATCACAGAGCTCAGCTAA